A genomic stretch from Mycobacterium paraterrae includes:
- a CDS encoding class I SAM-dependent methyltransferase, which produces MARTDDDSWEITESVGATALGVAAARAADTESSDPLISDPFARVFLDRVGHGVWDWYGAPELPAAVVEAEPDMPQRMQSLVSYFATRTKFFDTEFIDAANAGVRQAVILAAGLDARSWRLPWPDGAVVYELDQDRVLDFKLETLHEHGAEPKAHRVPVAVDLRQDWPTALRQAGFDPSEPSFWSIEGLLMYLPAAAQDRLFERIQELAAPGSRIAVEGLGPEFAVPELRDVRRARMDRVRELMAEAGSPIEVPKTDELWYFEEREDVSDWLRRHGWKVTATPSDELMASYGRPSPEGLEEASPTHWFISGEKR; this is translated from the coding sequence GTGGCGAGAACAGATGACGACAGCTGGGAAATCACCGAGAGCGTGGGCGCGACGGCGCTCGGTGTGGCCGCGGCACGTGCCGCCGACACCGAGAGCAGCGACCCGCTGATCAGCGACCCGTTCGCCCGAGTGTTCCTCGACCGCGTCGGGCACGGCGTGTGGGATTGGTACGGCGCTCCCGAGCTGCCGGCCGCCGTCGTCGAGGCCGAACCCGACATGCCGCAGCGAATGCAATCGCTGGTGAGCTACTTCGCCACGCGGACAAAGTTTTTTGACACCGAGTTCATCGACGCCGCCAATGCGGGTGTCCGCCAGGCGGTGATCCTGGCCGCCGGTCTGGACGCACGGTCATGGCGGCTGCCGTGGCCCGACGGCGCAGTAGTCTACGAGCTCGACCAGGACCGGGTGCTGGACTTCAAACTCGAAACCCTGCACGAGCACGGCGCCGAGCCGAAAGCCCATCGTGTCCCCGTCGCGGTCGATCTGCGCCAGGACTGGCCAACGGCGCTGCGCCAGGCCGGATTTGATCCGTCGGAACCGAGCTTCTGGTCGATCGAGGGCCTGCTGATGTACCTGCCGGCCGCGGCCCAGGACCGGCTGTTCGAGCGCATCCAGGAGCTTGCAGCACCTGGCAGCCGGATCGCCGTCGAGGGCCTGGGACCGGAGTTCGCCGTCCCGGAACTGCGTGATGTGCGCCGCGCGCGGATGGACCGCGTCCGGGAGCTGATGGCCGAGGCGGGCTCGCCGATCGAGGTGCCCAAGACCGACGAGCTGTGGTACTTCGAGGAGCGTGAAGACGTCAGCGACTGGCTGCGCCGGCACGGCTGGAAGGTCACCGCGACGCCGTCCGACGAGCTGATGGCCAGCTACGGGCGCCCCTCACCCGAAGGCCTGGAAGAGGCGTCGCCGACGCATTGGTTCATCTCGGGCGAGAAGCGTTAG
- a CDS encoding NYN domain-containing protein, with the protein MTDADADRVAVYLDFDNIVISRYDQINGRSSFQKDKAKGLKEDRLARATVDVGAIIDFASSFGTLVLTRAYADWSSEVNNGYREQLVSRAVDLVQLFPAAAYGKNGADIRLAVDAVEDMFRLPDLTHVVIVAGDSDYIALAQRCKRLGRYVVGVGVAGSSSRALAAACDDFVIYDALPGVPVPEPKTRAKPTGDEPPAPDAQAAATALLTRALRIGTEKDDVDWLHNSAVKAQMKRMDPSFSEKALGFKSFSDFLRSRSDLVELDESSTTRMVRLR; encoded by the coding sequence ATGACAGATGCCGACGCGGACCGGGTCGCGGTGTACCTCGACTTCGACAACATCGTGATCTCACGTTATGACCAGATCAACGGCCGCAGCTCGTTCCAGAAGGACAAAGCCAAGGGGCTGAAGGAAGACCGGCTGGCGCGGGCCACCGTCGATGTCGGCGCGATCATCGACTTCGCCTCGTCGTTCGGCACCCTGGTGCTGACTCGTGCCTACGCCGACTGGTCGTCGGAGGTCAACAATGGCTACCGCGAGCAATTGGTCAGTCGCGCAGTCGATTTGGTGCAGCTGTTTCCCGCGGCGGCCTACGGCAAGAACGGCGCCGACATCCGGCTGGCCGTCGACGCGGTCGAGGACATGTTCCGGCTGCCGGACCTGACGCACGTGGTGATCGTGGCCGGCGACTCGGACTACATCGCGTTGGCGCAGCGCTGCAAGCGGCTGGGCCGCTACGTGGTGGGTGTAGGCGTGGCCGGGTCGTCGAGCAGGGCGCTGGCCGCGGCATGCGACGACTTCGTCATCTACGACGCGCTGCCCGGCGTTCCGGTGCCCGAGCCCAAGACACGCGCGAAACCAACCGGCGACGAACCGCCCGCGCCCGACGCGCAAGCGGCCGCCACCGCGCTCCTGACCCGGGCGTTGCGGATCGGCACCGAGAAGGACGATGTCGACTGGCTTCACAACTCCGCGGTCAAGGCGCAGATGAAACGGATGGACCCGTCGTTCAGCGAAAAAGCCTTGGGCTTCAAATCTTTCAGCGACTTTCTCAGGTCGCGCTCGGACCTCGTCGAGCTGGACGAGAGCTCGACGACCCGGATGGTGCGGCTGCGCTAA
- a CDS encoding STAS/SEC14 domain-containing protein, producing the protein MIELLSDMPSGVNGVRVSGRLTGDELRELKPAMENMMNTDEIRIVEVIGDDYEGFGPGGLFEDLKVAVGTVWPHHAAFKRIAVVSDKAWVAHTLHALAWMIPGEIAVFGLDELDKAKDWAAG; encoded by the coding sequence ATGATCGAACTGCTGTCGGATATGCCCAGCGGGGTGAACGGGGTGCGTGTCTCGGGCCGGCTGACCGGCGACGAGTTGCGCGAGCTCAAGCCCGCCATGGAAAACATGATGAACACCGACGAAATTAGGATCGTCGAGGTGATCGGTGACGACTACGAGGGCTTCGGCCCGGGCGGGTTGTTCGAGGACCTGAAGGTCGCCGTCGGCACGGTGTGGCCGCATCACGCAGCGTTCAAGCGAATCGCGGTGGTCTCCGACAAGGCGTGGGTCGCCCACACCTTGCACGCGTTGGCGTGGATGATTCCCGGTGAGATTGCCGTATTCGGGCTCGACGAGCTGGACAAGGCTAAAGACTGGGCGGCTGGCTGA
- a CDS encoding DUF998 domain-containing protein, with protein MTHLSRRWAGIVWFSGAAVYLTLEAVAACAFRPHYSYLRNFISDLGVPGVHSPLAWLMNVGFCVQGSLFLAGAVAFRRSGLLPACAAANAVGNVVIAFFHSGSVPHAVGAVLAIVGGNATVLAASSIVGGWHRRVSIGLGVFGLLSFVVFVIELGNPTSPLGAVERCSVYSITGWQLLTGARLLSQPPSL; from the coding sequence ATGACACATTTGAGTCGCCGATGGGCCGGCATCGTCTGGTTTTCCGGAGCGGCCGTCTATTTGACGCTCGAAGCTGTTGCCGCGTGCGCCTTTCGGCCGCACTACAGCTACCTGCGCAACTTCATCAGCGATCTCGGGGTGCCGGGCGTCCATTCGCCGCTGGCCTGGCTGATGAACGTCGGTTTCTGCGTGCAGGGTTCGCTGTTCTTGGCCGGTGCCGTGGCGTTTCGCAGAAGTGGGCTGCTGCCCGCCTGCGCCGCCGCGAACGCCGTCGGCAACGTGGTGATTGCGTTTTTTCACAGTGGATCAGTGCCGCATGCCGTCGGCGCAGTGTTAGCGATCGTGGGCGGAAACGCGACAGTGCTTGCGGCGTCGTCAATTGTCGGCGGCTGGCATCGCCGGGTGTCGATCGGCCTCGGGGTGTTTGGTCTGCTGAGTTTCGTGGTGTTCGTGATCGAGCTTGGCAATCCGACGTCGCCGCTCGGAGCAGTCGAGCGTTGCAGCGTCTACTCGATCACCGGGTGGCAATTGCTCACGGGCGCAAGGTTACTCAGCCAGCCGCCCAGTCTTTAG
- a CDS encoding VOC family protein, which yields MSDYQVKLIILSTDDLDNSIKFYTETLGIGLKFRDGAHFAALDGGPVTLALATEVDHPIPGQVVVGIKTDDVDAAAKSVEDSGGGIVKAPYDDAHERRAVVYDNKGNGIVFCKPLGR from the coding sequence ATGAGTGATTACCAGGTCAAGCTCATCATCCTGTCGACTGACGATCTCGACAATTCCATCAAGTTCTACACCGAAACCCTCGGCATCGGGCTGAAGTTTCGCGACGGCGCGCACTTCGCGGCGCTCGACGGCGGACCGGTCACCCTCGCCCTGGCGACCGAGGTCGACCATCCCATCCCGGGTCAGGTCGTCGTCGGCATCAAGACCGATGACGTCGACGCCGCGGCCAAGTCCGTCGAGGACAGCGGCGGCGGGATCGTAAAAGCCCCGTACGACGACGCCCACGAGCGCCGCGCGGTGGTCTACGACAACAAGGGCAACGGGATCGTCTTCTGCAAGCCGCTCGGCCGCTAG
- a CDS encoding SCO6745 family protein, with translation MPRESELARRLLDRFEPIHGVTYFAPEVREALDGLGYKGYWMGYFAARSAPLGTVPPEVVTAIFYNFAPSRVAKSLSAAWAIAGPDKALRVRAETAVAVLRRYGLEPDGNVATAAELLGKAARNAPLCGRPLFAANRALPWPDEPLAALWHATTLLREHRGDTHNAVLSAAGVTGRECNVLHAAAGAVPRDYIARTRDYDDEEWRAREQGLAARGLLDDGGALTPAGQELKDYVERRTDELSLAVLDVLSDDEVETLFQALTPITRTVVAGGDVPAMTPMALRRNELDDNSAHLT, from the coding sequence ATGCCTAGAGAGTCAGAGCTTGCCCGGCGTCTACTGGATCGGTTCGAGCCCATCCACGGCGTGACGTACTTCGCGCCCGAGGTGCGCGAGGCGCTGGACGGGTTGGGTTACAAGGGCTATTGGATGGGATATTTCGCCGCCCGCTCGGCGCCGCTGGGTACCGTACCGCCCGAGGTGGTGACCGCGATCTTCTACAACTTCGCGCCGTCACGGGTGGCCAAGTCGCTGTCGGCGGCGTGGGCCATCGCGGGACCTGACAAGGCGTTACGGGTCCGCGCCGAAACCGCGGTCGCGGTGCTGCGGCGCTATGGACTCGAGCCGGATGGAAACGTCGCGACCGCAGCCGAACTGCTCGGCAAGGCGGCTCGGAACGCGCCGCTGTGCGGTCGGCCGCTGTTCGCGGCGAACCGCGCGCTGCCGTGGCCGGACGAGCCGCTGGCCGCGTTGTGGCATGCCACGACCCTGCTGCGTGAGCACCGCGGCGACACCCACAACGCGGTGCTCAGCGCCGCCGGGGTGACGGGCCGGGAATGCAACGTGCTGCACGCCGCGGCGGGCGCGGTCCCGCGGGACTACATCGCCCGCACCCGCGACTATGACGACGAGGAGTGGCGCGCCCGGGAGCAGGGTCTGGCCGCGCGCGGACTGCTCGACGACGGGGGCGCGCTCACGCCCGCCGGGCAGGAACTCAAGGATTACGTCGAGCGAAGGACCGACGAGTTGTCGCTGGCTGTGCTCGACGTGCTGAGCGACGACGAGGTCGAGACGTTGTTCCAGGCGCTGACGCCAATCACGCGGACCGTGGTGGCCGGTGGAGACGTACCTGCGATGACCCCGATGGCGCTGCGCCGCAACGAGTTAGACGACAACAGCGCGCATCTGACCTAG
- a CDS encoding sulfatase-like hydrolase/transferase encodes MTARPDVIVLLTDEERAIPPYESPEVLAWRQRTLLGRKWFDDHGVAFTRHYTGSLACAPSRPTIFTGHYPDLHGVTQTDGLGKMPDDSRMRWLRAGEVPTMGNWFRAAGYDTHYDGKWHISHVDLHEADGSVLQTNDEDGTVDHVAVHRYLDADPLAPFGFSGWVGPEPHGALPGNAGVRRDPLVADRVVTWLIDRYARRRTGDPSAQRPFLLVASFVNPHDIVLFPGWLRRSPIRPSPLDPPHVPAAPTADEDLASKPAAQIAFREAYASGYGPAPIIERAYRGNAQRYRDLYYRLHAEVDGPIDRVRRAVTEGGSDDAVLVRTSDHGDLLGAHGGLHQKWFNLYDEATRVPFAIARIGSRATQPRVVSAPTSHVDVLPTVLAAAGVDVSAVADELAESFSEVHPLPGRNLMPVVDGGAADEDRAVYIMTRDNILEGDSGASAVARRLRRTANPPALIRIRVPAHVGSNFEGLVVRVGAHLWKLVRTFDDPATWTEPGVRHLAANGLGGETYRMSPLDDQWELYDLTTDPVEAHNRWTDPDLHELRQHLRTKLKQARASAIPERNRPWPYVSRGRR; translated from the coding sequence GTGACCGCTCGACCTGACGTCATCGTCCTATTGACCGACGAAGAACGCGCGATCCCCCCGTACGAGTCACCCGAGGTGCTCGCCTGGCGTCAGCGAACGCTGCTCGGACGCAAATGGTTTGACGATCACGGCGTCGCGTTCACCCGGCACTACACGGGGTCGCTGGCGTGTGCACCGAGCCGTCCGACGATCTTCACCGGGCACTACCCCGATCTGCACGGCGTCACCCAGACCGACGGCCTGGGCAAGATGCCGGACGACTCGCGGATGCGCTGGCTACGCGCGGGCGAGGTGCCCACGATGGGCAACTGGTTCCGCGCCGCCGGCTACGACACCCACTACGACGGCAAGTGGCACATCTCGCACGTCGACCTCCACGAGGCCGACGGCAGTGTGCTGCAGACCAACGACGAGGACGGCACCGTCGACCATGTCGCGGTGCACCGCTATCTCGACGCCGATCCCCTTGCGCCGTTTGGCTTCTCGGGGTGGGTCGGGCCGGAGCCGCACGGCGCGCTGCCAGGCAATGCCGGGGTGCGCCGCGACCCGTTGGTCGCAGACCGGGTCGTGACGTGGCTGATCGACCGGTATGCGCGACGTCGCACCGGTGATCCCTCGGCGCAACGGCCGTTCCTGTTGGTGGCCAGCTTCGTCAACCCGCACGACATCGTGTTGTTTCCGGGCTGGTTGCGCCGCAGCCCGATCAGGCCGTCGCCGCTGGACCCGCCGCACGTGCCCGCGGCTCCCACCGCCGACGAAGACCTGGCGAGCAAGCCGGCGGCGCAGATCGCGTTCCGCGAGGCCTATGCCAGCGGTTACGGTCCGGCGCCGATCATCGAGCGGGCTTACCGCGGCAACGCGCAGCGCTACCGCGACCTGTACTACCGGTTGCACGCCGAGGTGGACGGACCGATCGACCGGGTGCGCCGCGCCGTCACCGAGGGTGGCTCGGACGACGCGGTGTTGGTGCGGACGTCCGATCACGGCGATCTGCTTGGCGCACATGGTGGTTTGCATCAGAAGTGGTTCAACCTCTACGACGAGGCGACCCGGGTGCCGTTCGCGATCGCCCGGATCGGCTCAAGGGCGACGCAGCCGCGGGTGGTGTCGGCGCCGACGTCGCATGTCGACGTGTTGCCGACAGTGTTGGCCGCGGCCGGCGTGGATGTCTCCGCTGTGGCTGACGAACTGGCCGAGTCGTTCTCCGAGGTGCATCCGTTGCCTGGCCGGAACCTGATGCCAGTGGTGGACGGCGGGGCCGCCGACGAGGATCGGGCCGTCTACATCATGACCCGCGACAACATCCTCGAGGGCGACAGCGGCGCCTCGGCGGTTGCCCGCCGGTTGCGGCGGACGGCGAATCCCCCTGCGCTGATCCGCATCCGGGTGCCCGCCCACGTCGGGTCGAACTTCGAGGGCCTGGTGGTGCGCGTCGGTGCTCACCTGTGGAAGTTGGTGCGGACGTTCGACGATCCCGCGACTTGGACGGAGCCGGGGGTGCGTCACCTCGCCGCGAATGGGCTTGGCGGCGAAACCTATCGGATGAGCCCGCTCGACGACCAGTGGGAGCTCTACGACCTCACCACGGATCCGGTCGAGGCGCACAACCGGTGGACCGATCCGGATCTGCACGAGCTGCGGCAGCATTTGAGGACGAAGCTCAAACAGGCTCGCGCAAGCGCGATTCCGGAGCGCAACCGGCCGTGGCCGTATGTATCCCGGGGGCGCCGCTAG
- a CDS encoding SRPBCC family protein: MAAIDRSRTVAADPQTVWDVLADFGSISSWADNIDHSCILNHGEHPLGTTRRVQIGRNALVETITEFDPLRALAYDVDGLPPRIRRFTNRWSLRPTGDGTTVTLTSTVTIGPGPVRTLAERALCRLQTRQSDIMLAGLAQRLEAAGDRST, encoded by the coding sequence GTGGCCGCCATAGACCGCAGCCGGACCGTCGCCGCCGACCCGCAAACCGTCTGGGACGTGCTGGCCGACTTCGGCTCGATCAGTTCGTGGGCCGACAACATCGACCATTCGTGCATCCTCAATCACGGCGAGCACCCGCTGGGCACTACCCGGCGCGTGCAGATCGGTCGCAACGCGCTGGTGGAGACCATCACCGAGTTCGATCCCCTACGTGCGCTGGCCTACGACGTCGACGGCCTGCCCCCGCGGATCCGGCGCTTCACCAACCGGTGGAGTCTGCGGCCGACCGGTGACGGCACGACGGTGACGCTGACCAGCACGGTGACCATCGGTCCTGGTCCGGTGCGCACGCTCGCCGAACGCGCCCTGTGCCGTCTGCAAACCCGACAGTCCGACATCATGCTTGCCGGTCTGGCGCAGCGATTGGAGGCCGCTGGTGACCGCTCGACCTGA
- a CDS encoding nuclear transport factor 2 family protein: MQAITERFTAALADLHRNRDAGPLVDLFTDDATLSKAGMPHEEHGRLGAREFWERYRDVFDDIDATFQSVASGERVAFLEWTSEGTLKDGSDFRYQGVSVLETEGDLIDAFRTYYDTAAFVRL, translated from the coding sequence ATGCAAGCAATCACCGAACGATTCACCGCGGCATTGGCCGACCTGCACCGCAACCGTGATGCCGGACCACTTGTCGACTTGTTCACCGACGACGCGACGCTCAGCAAAGCCGGCATGCCGCACGAAGAGCACGGAAGACTCGGCGCTCGCGAATTCTGGGAGCGCTATCGCGATGTGTTCGACGACATAGACGCGACGTTCCAGAGCGTTGCCAGCGGCGAGCGAGTCGCGTTCCTCGAGTGGACGTCCGAAGGCACGCTCAAAGACGGCAGCGACTTCCGCTACCAGGGTGTCAGTGTGCTGGAAACCGAAGGCGACCTGATCGACGCCTTCCGGACTTACTACGACACCGCGGCGTTCGTCCGCCTGTAG
- the cynS gene encoding cyanase, with the protein MTRNEITEQIVLARLAKGLTWQQLADAINRPVVWTTAALLGQHPIPAELGTVLVELLGLDESAIPVLAAVPMRGGLPTAVPTDPTIYRFYEALQVYGPALKELIHENFGDGIMSAINFSVDLRKRPHPAGDRVVVTFDGKFLAYDWVSAQP; encoded by the coding sequence ATGACCCGCAACGAGATCACCGAGCAAATTGTGCTGGCCCGTCTGGCGAAAGGCCTGACCTGGCAGCAACTGGCCGACGCGATCAACCGTCCCGTCGTCTGGACCACGGCCGCCCTGCTCGGCCAGCACCCAATACCCGCCGAACTGGGCACGGTGCTGGTCGAGTTGCTGGGTCTCGACGAGTCTGCGATCCCAGTGCTGGCCGCGGTCCCGATGCGCGGCGGGTTACCGACCGCGGTGCCCACCGACCCGACCATCTACCGCTTCTACGAGGCGCTGCAGGTGTACGGCCCGGCACTCAAAGAACTCATCCACGAGAACTTCGGCGACGGCATCATGAGCGCGATCAACTTCAGCGTCGACCTGCGCAAGAGACCACACCCGGCCGGCGACCGCGTCGTGGTGACTTTCGACGGCAAATTCCTTGCCTATGACTGGGTTTCGGCACAGCCGTAA
- a CDS encoding DUF2254 domain-containing protein produces the protein MRGPYTEADWRREALRTNLWLVPVVETIAAVVLFGLTYAVDRSAYDGVIRLPTWVLSGTADVARVLLATVAAAIITVVGIVFSITIVALTLASTQFGPRMLRNFVRDPGTQLSLGTFVASFCYAMIALVSVGGGPHGDFVPHLSITVTLLFTLLDVAVLIFFLNHIATMIQLPVVIANIATTLVNEVTAMENSDAFGVGAARGPSPDELLARLADEGAPIRTPRSGYLQVIRHDVLVKIATKADAVVQLPHRPGHFMVAGQVIAKVWPPEAAGSVAEHLALGHVAGAYRTLPQDVSFGFDQLVEIALRALSPAVNDTFTGMTCVDWIADCLCRIAPMWHPHRVRRDAEGDIRVIAFQPSFDRLVERTFDTIRQAAVGMPAIMIRQLDAIAKVIEQVPDRRRRTALIRQAEAIQRSNLATVADASDRDDVTQRYEAVLDLITPAATVRT, from the coding sequence ATGCGCGGTCCATACACCGAGGCCGATTGGCGCCGAGAAGCGCTGAGAACTAATCTGTGGCTCGTCCCCGTGGTCGAGACCATCGCTGCCGTCGTACTTTTCGGCCTGACCTATGCCGTCGACCGGTCAGCCTACGACGGCGTGATCCGGCTACCCACCTGGGTGCTCAGTGGCACCGCCGACGTCGCTCGGGTGCTGCTGGCCACCGTCGCCGCCGCGATCATCACCGTCGTCGGCATCGTCTTCTCGATCACCATCGTGGCGCTCACCCTGGCGTCGACGCAGTTCGGTCCGCGAATGCTGCGCAACTTCGTGCGCGACCCCGGAACTCAACTATCGCTCGGCACCTTCGTGGCCAGCTTCTGCTACGCGATGATCGCGCTGGTCTCGGTGGGTGGCGGTCCGCACGGTGACTTCGTGCCGCACCTGTCGATCACGGTGACCCTGCTGTTCACGCTTCTCGACGTGGCGGTGCTGATCTTCTTCCTCAACCACATCGCCACCATGATCCAGCTGCCGGTGGTGATCGCGAACATCGCCACCACGTTGGTCAACGAGGTCACGGCGATGGAGAACTCCGATGCATTCGGCGTCGGCGCGGCCCGCGGGCCGTCACCGGACGAGCTGCTGGCCCGACTCGCGGACGAGGGTGCCCCGATCCGCACACCTCGCAGCGGCTACCTGCAAGTCATTCGGCACGACGTCCTGGTCAAGATCGCCACCAAAGCCGATGCGGTCGTGCAGCTGCCGCATCGACCCGGCCACTTCATGGTCGCCGGTCAGGTGATCGCGAAAGTATGGCCCCCAGAGGCGGCCGGCTCGGTTGCCGAACATCTGGCACTAGGACATGTCGCTGGTGCGTATCGCACACTGCCGCAAGATGTTTCGTTCGGTTTCGACCAACTGGTCGAGATAGCGTTGCGGGCCTTGTCGCCGGCGGTCAACGACACGTTCACCGGAATGACGTGCGTCGACTGGATCGCGGACTGCCTGTGCCGCATCGCCCCGATGTGGCACCCGCACCGGGTGCGTCGCGACGCCGAAGGTGACATCCGCGTCATCGCCTTCCAACCCAGCTTCGACCGTCTCGTCGAGCGGACCTTCGACACGATCCGTCAGGCTGCAGTCGGCATGCCCGCCATCATGATTCGCCAGCTCGACGCCATCGCCAAAGTCATCGAACAGGTACCCGACCGGCGACGACGAACGGCGCTCATCCGTCAGGCCGAGGCCATCCAGCGGTCGAACCTCGCCACCGTCGCCGACGCATCCGACCGCGACGACGTCACTCAACGGTATGAGGCAGTCCTCGACCTCATCACCCCGGCCGCTACCGTGAGGACGTGA
- a CDS encoding patatin-like phospholipase family protein: MTSELKADLVLSGGGVKGIGLSGAVVALMEAGYAIQRVSGTSAGSVVGAILAAGADQLGPEDVEQLTMTLPYQKFLDPTRITSIPLLGPAWGVVSETGIYKGDFAHDWIRSQLANLGVHTFGDLAIDAPHLPREQRYRLVVTAADVTTGQLVRFPWDYRRLYGLDPDEQPVADAVRASMSIPFFFRTTKLTSASGLTSTLVDGGMLSNFPIDSFDRRDGRLPRWPTFGVTLLPNLPQGNDKVIPALAPVNWLFGGPPLIEALITTMIVGRDQAYLNQPWVDSRAIRVDSSKVGFLDFGIKDKQKQELYQNGYNEAIDFLSAWNWDEYLERFRRPAS; encoded by the coding sequence GTGACCTCCGAACTCAAGGCAGACCTTGTCCTTTCGGGTGGCGGCGTCAAGGGCATCGGGCTTTCCGGCGCTGTCGTCGCGCTGATGGAAGCCGGCTACGCGATCCAGCGAGTCTCCGGCACCTCGGCCGGCTCGGTCGTCGGCGCGATCCTGGCGGCCGGCGCCGACCAACTCGGCCCCGAGGATGTCGAGCAGCTGACCATGACGCTGCCGTACCAGAAATTCCTCGACCCGACGCGGATCACCAGCATTCCGCTACTCGGACCGGCGTGGGGCGTGGTCAGCGAAACCGGGATCTACAAGGGCGATTTCGCCCACGACTGGATCCGGTCTCAGCTGGCCAATCTCGGGGTGCACACGTTCGGCGACCTGGCCATCGACGCCCCACACCTGCCGCGAGAGCAGCGCTACCGGTTAGTCGTCACGGCCGCCGACGTCACCACCGGCCAGCTGGTCCGGTTCCCATGGGACTACCGCCGGCTCTACGGCCTCGATCCTGACGAGCAACCGGTCGCCGATGCGGTGCGGGCATCGATGTCGATCCCGTTCTTTTTCCGGACCACCAAGCTGACCAGCGCCAGCGGTTTGACCTCGACCCTCGTCGACGGCGGCATGCTGTCGAATTTCCCGATCGACTCCTTCGACCGGCGTGACGGCAGGCTGCCTCGTTGGCCCACCTTCGGGGTCACCCTGCTGCCCAACCTGCCGCAGGGCAACGACAAGGTGATTCCCGCTCTGGCGCCGGTCAATTGGCTCTTCGGTGGCCCGCCGTTGATCGAGGCATTGATCACCACGATGATTGTGGGCCGCGACCAGGCCTACCTGAATCAGCCTTGGGTCGACTCACGCGCGATCCGCGTCGACTCGTCGAAAGTCGGGTTCCTCGACTTCGGCATCAAGGACAAGCAGAAGCAAGAGCTCTATCAGAACGGTTACAACGAGGCGATCGACTTCTTGTCGGCGTGGAACTGGGACGAATACCTCGAACGATTCCGGCGACCCGCTAGCTAG
- a CDS encoding crotonase/enoyl-CoA hydratase family protein — protein MSGPVTYRLDDSIAFITMDDGKVNVLGPTMQQALQDALDHADRDEASAVVIAGNDRVFSGGFDLKVFNSGDIPAAIDMLKGGFELSHRLLSYPKPVVMACTGHAIAMGAFLLASGDHRIAAPGYNIQANEVAIGMTIPYAALEVMKLRLTRAAFQQSAGLAKTFFGDTALASGWVDEIVLPDMVLRRAEEAARDFATLKGHAHAATKLRARAEALTAIRAGIDNMADEFAS, from the coding sequence ATGAGCGGTCCAGTCACCTATCGTCTCGACGATTCCATCGCGTTCATCACGATGGACGACGGCAAGGTCAACGTCCTCGGCCCGACGATGCAGCAGGCATTGCAGGACGCGCTCGACCACGCGGACCGCGACGAGGCCAGCGCTGTCGTGATCGCCGGTAACGACCGGGTTTTCAGCGGCGGATTCGATCTCAAGGTCTTCAATTCCGGTGACATCCCGGCCGCCATCGACATGCTCAAGGGCGGCTTTGAGTTGTCGCACCGGCTGCTGTCCTACCCCAAGCCGGTGGTGATGGCCTGCACCGGGCACGCGATCGCGATGGGCGCCTTCCTGCTCGCCAGCGGCGACCATCGAATCGCCGCCCCCGGGTACAACATTCAGGCCAACGAGGTCGCGATCGGCATGACGATCCCTTACGCGGCCCTGGAAGTGATGAAGCTGCGGCTGACGCGCGCAGCGTTCCAGCAGTCGGCCGGGTTGGCCAAGACGTTCTTCGGTGATACCGCGTTGGCTTCCGGATGGGTCGACGAAATCGTGCTGCCCGACATGGTGCTGCGCCGCGCCGAGGAGGCCGCCCGGGACTTCGCCACGCTGAAGGGGCACGCCCACGCCGCGACCAAGCTGCGGGCCCGGGCCGAGGCGTTGACGGCAATTCGCGCCGGAATCGACAACATGGCAGACGAATTCGCTAGCTAG